A part of Corynebacterium lactis RW2-5 genomic DNA contains:
- the rpmH gene encoding 50S ribosomal protein L34, producing MSKRTFQPNNRRRARVHGFRTRMRTRSGRAVVAARRSKGRARLSA from the coding sequence GTGTCGAAGCGGACGTTCCAGCCGAATAACCGCCGTCGTGCACGCGTGCACGGCTTCCGTACCCGCATGCGTACCCGTTCCGGTCGCGCTGTTGTGGCAGCTCGCCGCAGCAAGGGCCGTGCCCGCCTGTCCGCCTAA
- the rnpA gene encoding ribonuclease P protein component translates to MLPEQHKLRSSSDFTVTVRRGRRIGRKTIVLHIRDTATSKSGNEADTPVARIGGPRIGLVVSKAVGNAVTRHAVSRKLRHVALGLRDEIPSSCDLVLRALPASATATSQELTEDVQSALRSFRRSSRGKR, encoded by the coding sequence GTGCTCCCAGAGCAGCACAAGCTACGTTCGTCCAGTGATTTCACGGTCACGGTGCGACGAGGGCGCCGAATCGGACGCAAGACCATTGTCTTGCATATTCGTGATACCGCCACCTCTAAGAGTGGCAACGAGGCCGATACGCCGGTCGCCAGAATTGGTGGACCACGTATCGGCCTTGTCGTGTCTAAAGCAGTTGGCAATGCCGTTACGCGGCATGCGGTATCCCGCAAGCTGCGTCACGTTGCCCTGGGCTTGCGCGATGAGATTCCGTCGTCCTGCGACCTAGTTCTCCGCGCTCTCCCGGCCTCCGCCACGGCCACCAGCCAGGAGCTCACTGAAGATGTGCAATCGGCACTCAGATCATTCCGGCGTTCCTCAAGGGGAAAGCGCTAG